The Brassica napus cultivar Da-Ae chromosome C7, Da-Ae, whole genome shotgun sequence genomic interval cgcctctcgctccaacatctcgccttgcacgcaagcgagatcccgctccgctttctccgctttgaagcggtagaccatggcttctctatggccagcctcaatggccgagcccagcaagctcaggccctgcaaaatcgattgacatgttataaatatatatatacataggacaatcaccaATTCTCAAAAAattaaccccattgatgatgcgagatccttccgaaacgactctcggcctcgccgattctttcataggaggaggagcatcgaaacccggtggCATATCaacaaagaaatcatcgaaatccggaatagggacctcgctcgaaccactcccatcgccgtaagcaaggttcggatcccatcctggaagcatagagtcatccatcgaaaattctatgtcgccaagatcgacatcttttcccttccgagagctcgactccggcacagctgttggagcttcgacgggattctggtcgtcagattcggagtcgcttcccgtgtccgcagccaaagcaggaccgggttgcacggatctcagtgccttccgaaccctcttcggcgtaaaagaagtccagaagaagggaccgttcctgagaagatccctcaccgcaatgatgtcctcagggaacggagcaagagggttgatgaagggacgatcattcggcaacctccggaacagtggaatgcaactctcttcgacggacgcagcgtctatacgaacaaagaaaaagaacttcttccacgagttgaagttcgaaatgaacttcttaaccactgacataaatttccgagggaccaacctatgcttatccgtatctgtgacaagttgaagcctcaaaagcgcttcataatgatcgacggaaagggaaaggccatgctcgtagcttaggatcaggatcccaataagatgctgaatggcaaggggagtcaactggcttatcgcaacttcgaaacggtccaacactcggacgagaatttgggtattgggaaccataggcgacaacgcactacgaacgcctcgtagcaagtgaagtaaccctctgggggctgttagcacattccccacggcgaggaacccggaactccacagcatccgggatatggtagaacgatcgcatgatcgcgagaaactcgtcggtactcctgcttgcatcccctttctcgactccacgatgggtcaggaccgggaacgacttctccttgggagggttcaacgagccataatgagcaacccaccatgcctcgttctcggcaggatgtaccgagtgaggcacgaactccatcttcggaacaatgagctcttcgtaagcactcgcggatgaagacccttttttcgcaatctttttcttgctcgacatctttaaacttctcctaagaaaatagaggaaaatggtggagagaaagaaagaaaattttttcttaagaaagatcttagagaaagacaagaaagtgaaaaaattatgaaacaagttacctcccttcttataagcatgaggatttactgttcaagctcggactttcagatattaattccatccatcacgcctaacttgccgaacatgcctaaccgcacgctaggatcctacgatgcatgatcctaacgggctggggggctaactgttggggtcaaaaacggctacgacggaattaccacccaaaaatcctcggagatcgtatttccgaaagagatagtaaaaaggaagatgtaactttcgtaaaatataaccaaacacgaagtttttacgaagaagtatccttgaagattcaaaccaaactaaccaagctcgaccgttgcgtaattaccacgcatacacgttgtccggtcgctgcgtagcaaccaagtccgagccaaagctcggtcgctacgaagcgaccgagctggagtcaaagctcagtcgctacatagcgacagAGCGCTCGTCcaggtcggtcgctacgtagcgaccgagcgatcgtcccgctcggtcgctacgtagggaccgagcaatcgtcccgctcagtcgctacgtagcgatcgagctcgagccgaagctctgttgctacgtagcgaccgagctcgagccaaagctcggtcgctacgtagcgaccgagcactcgtcccgcttggtcgctacgtagcgaccgagcgatcgtcccgctcggtcgctacctagcgaccaagcgctcatcccgctcggtcgccacgtagcgaccgagcgttcgtcccgctcggtcgctacgtagcaaccgggcttgagccgaagttcagtcgctgtgtagcgattgaacccttccgaacatcgatacgacatcaatccatgcattctcgtcaaaccttcgaatgctatctcccgaagtccgtagcaagctcagtccatgttttccgctattcaaattcatcgatcaaacttcgcggattagaaaccgcggaaagttcgttctttatcaaaagaattcgtagtaaacgtgtcgagtcggaagacggcccaaagggatctaaaacacgactcgaggcccatcctacgatttcttaaccaaaagctcgtaaaccgcagcacggtttacgcttggtccacaaggaaggataaatgtcaagtttccgcggataaatacggaagttttgaagataattggaagatcgggaaaaatggaatatcttcatttttatgctatgacggcttaagggcagaagagtaaaagcgtaaaccgaccttggagctagtatataaggagtcctaggcgaggagcatggcagaagatttttcagagcaaacttagcgcttagagcaatttaggcaattttccgtttttgttatttcgagctgcgactcaattaggtttagccgtcttagggttgctaaaactaggaatctcgccgacagctctcgagcccaggcttataccttgttgtaaactctcatacgcagattcggaataagatctactttgctctctttttcgatctcctattcttatcgttgttattctcgtgttctgattgcttgacgtgtggtaattagcagatatccgggtcctctgggaaattagggttttcctagttttcttatttaaacagaaatcgacagtgcgaatttcggttcccacagataTTTCAAGTTATTTTACCATTGATTTTGATCTCATTTACTTCATACTTCCTAAATGGTTTTTAGGTTAGTGACCAATGTGTTGATAATGATGGAAGCAACATTCGCATTTTTCCGTTTATTTTGGAAGTGACATTCAGCCAACCAACGTTCATATTGAGGATATTTGTGAAGTATATAATAGTGAAGCggattttttacaaaatttgtgTGGAATTTCAATTGGAGTTGATCATAATGTGCCTAGAAAACAATATGTAAATTGTTTATATGCATTTCTTTTTTCTGAACTATCATGATAGCTCTCATAAATATGTACTAACCCTTCCAAATCAATCCTGAAATTAGCTAAGCATACAAAGAAAGATGAAAACCATTATGTTGATGTTTTCAATTGACAGAAAAATGGACTAAAGTTTATGCTGGAATCATACACCTTAGTGGAGATTTAACCAATTGCACATTCTCTGGAAATGTTGTTGAGTTTAATTGTACACGTTCAATTACTACAAAGGCGTTGGAAGGCCTCTTACAAAGAGGATTAGATCAGTTGGTGAGTTCGGTGTTCTTcgttctaaatcaaaatcacaaaaGTGTGTAGATATGGCATAGGAGGACACAAGGAAAGTACATGCATGACTGCTATATGATGAACTTGTATGTCTATGCATTTGTGAGaaggaaacaaaacataaagttttatttaaaagtttttcCTTATTTCAACTGTTTTAGGAAGTTTTTTTAAGTGTCGTTTAAATACTCTAAACATGTTTTATCCTCTTATTTTGATAGTTCATTGAGATTATGTGTTTATATGAACTATCTTTGTGTTTGAATATTATAGCACAAATCTTATATTTAGTTGAGACTCGTTCAATTTTTTCAAATGTTTATGCAAAGGCTTCCTAAATATTTTACATGCTATCATGAATAGGTGATATGCTCAAACACACTTAGAATACATGTTTGGAAACTCATTCTAAATATGTTACATGCTATCCTATataagagatatatatatatatatatatattttgttaatatatacACCGAATGTTTGGTTATAGCGATTTTTCACTGTAGCTTAACGGCTAAACCATTGTTCTTACTATACTCTGGCCATACATGCCCCATGTTCGATTTAAGTCATAATCTGAACTTTTTCAATTTCTcgttaaatataaaacaattggatatataattttaatcagTAAGCCCAACATGTATAACAAATGAGCCCATTGGCAACACACTATTATGATTCATTTTCCAAGAGTTTTCTGGTTCAATTCCTATATCTcgcaaaagattttttttttttttttcaaaattataaaacattatttgaaACTTACCAATATGGAGATATAATCCTTAATTTTGCTGATCACATTTCATATATAATTGAGACATTGATCAAGTATACTAAGAATACATTTTTGGAAACCCATCATATATATGATACATGCCATCCTAAATAAGATATATGTTTAAGTTTGTTAAAATATACACTTAATTTTTGGTTATTAGCAATGCACCATAGCCTAGTTGCTAAACCACTACTCTTACTACATTCTAACTATACATGTTCCCATTCAATTCCTTTCGGAATCCAAacgtttttcatttttgttaaatataaagGATTGGATATATGCTTTTCATGATATCTttcttgagaatttttcatgacaTCCTGAAAATGTTCAATAACCTATTGAAAATGTTTTTGCCAACAAattttcaaacaattataaattctactaaaaacATCCAACTTAAGCACAAAAAATCTTAACACTCCAGTACTTGTTGCAATGATCCCAACGAGGAAGGAGTGTATCATCTTCTCTGATAATGCTAAATGCATCTCGCTCAGCTTGATTAGAGGGcccataaatttttttctaatttgctTGAACTCTTCTAGTGTGAGAATCATCTTAAGTGTATCGGTATAAGACTCAAAACCAATAAGATAGCGTAAGAAAGGCAGTCTCAGCTTGGAAATGAATCTTCTATTTTATTCATATAATGTGTAGCAAATCAATagaaaattttgttaataaaatttctTTCCAAATTCTTTGGAATTTCTTcctaaatatttaagaatgctTCTTGAAACGAAAGGAAAGAGTTCAAGTAAAGAAACCAGAAACGTGTCATATCAAATTTTATGGAATACCTTCATAAATGTTTAGGAATGCTTTCttgaacaaaacaaacaaaaagaaagatacaACATCAATCAAATGAAGCAATAAAGAAGGAAACAAGTTAAATGACAGAGGAATCATAAGCAAACAATGTACAAGGTCATGAGCAAAGTTTTTGGAATACCTTcctaaatatttacaaatgcTTTATGAAATTGTAAATGATATAAAGGTCAACACAGAGATATCTTGCACAATGAATTTAACGAGACTAAACGAATTTTCAGTTTGTTGTTAAAATGTGGATTTTGAACCCACCCACAAGTCCATAATCACAAACCATCAATATGTTCTTGATTCCAGAATTCATAAATGGCTATTAAAGTTATCAAATTTTCAAACAAGGATTGATACATGAGTGTCACTTACACCTACACATGCCAACCACATGTATAAGCAGACCATGAAATGCAATTTCCAAATTAAAGACCTATCCAAAAAATTAGTAAGCTGGGAAGAAGAACAATACTCGACAATAGATCAAACACAAAATAACATAGAGGAGAAAAACGGAACATCaagtaataaaaaatttcaagttaattacaaagatatttaaaaaacaCATGGAACTACAAGAGTGCATAGTAACTAATCAATTAAATCATATGTTCatctatataaaaatttataaacgcCACTTTATTAACATAAACTGAAAGTTTTTCATGTAAACAAATGATGTTCTTAACCACAACTCTCACTCAAACCAAACATCAATAGTTATGTACAAACTTCTCATAATCTGTAAAGTTAATCTCGTTTCAAACGTATTTATACCAAAGACTAATTCACTACAAAACTCAACTTAAGATACTATGATCTAACAAATGCTAACCTTAGTTGTAAATGTATTGTTAACGAGAAAATGATAGAGCTTTTAGAAGAATGAAAGATTGAACACAACAACACACATAGGTTGGAAACAACATCATATTACACAATCTAACTATATGAAAcaatcaaactaaaaaaaatcttaatctgagacaaataaatcatttataagaaaagaaatagGATCAATGAGATCAAAATCGCTTTTTAAAGAGCAATGTCATGAGCTCGTATTCTCCGAAAAGCCAATCCAAATGTCTCTGTAAATGAAGCTTCATGAAACTCATGTTTTGTACTCTGATTCTTCTTTCTGTTTGAttcaaacaacaaaacaagCTCACATTTCTCATCGATGGTTTTAACTTTTCAAACccctaaattttttattgaacaCCCTTAGGGCATAAGTAGTGGGAGTACCTCAaaagttaatataaaaaaactgaaaatgtaGGAGAGAGACACATATTTAATGAAGATCGATTGGTCATTAAGGTACCCAAGAAGCAATGATGATAAAGTTTCGAACACATGGCAATGTTTTAATggtgtaaaaattaaaaagaaataaattataattatatcattaattactaatattttattattttctaagaaATCCACTCACTTTCATTCGGGTTGCTCTTAGTAAAATTGAGCTTTGTTGTCATAAAGTCATTGATAATAAGTTTGGAAACTTACCGGTAATTACGTAGACTGGGTCACGTGTTCTCTGGCGAAACTGGCTTTGATGAGTGAAACAACACCTATATTGTGTGTTTCATTGTAGGCATGGACATAAAATccggaacccgaaatccgaaccgaacccgaactgaaAAACCGACCCGTTATCCGACCAGAAAcgtaaaaatatccgaacggatcTTATAGGGTGGtataaaaaatatccgaacccgaagtgttattaaccgaactcgaatgggtaacccgaaaaatccgaaattaatagtcaatataaatattttgaaatatatataagtattccaattattaaattcaatatttgtggtaatattatatacaataataaatattaaaattctaataaatgctttaagtacacaattagttataaataagcattttataatttgctcattgaaagaaaaagtctactctctataatgcaatacatattttttacaaatgatgtttgtttttatgtttgatttaacattttattgttattttatcaattttatatgtgatagattaatttttatttaatttagatgtttttctttatgttttacttcaaaaattattttttactttggttatatccgaaccgaaccgatataacccgaatccgtacgatatatgattactttatgggttttatgatgcaatataattttgaaccgaacccgaagtgttattatccgaacccgattcgtactaataaaattttagtatgggacctagaagcgtaaacccgaaaatccgaaaacccgaaaaacccaacccgaatgccaacgggtacccgaacgctcAGGCCTATTTCATTGTAACTTAtaattcttataatattaaaccaGTTTGGATGTTgtctaaaaagaaaaattcaacaaGGAATTAGATTTGATAACGAGTTTTGAATTACAAATGACATGACCATATTTTTGGTGTTAGAGCATTGACCATTTTTCAGAAAGAAAAGATACAAACACAAGTAACAAAAGCCTTTACTAAGACAAATTCCAAACCACACattcttattattgtttaacTCAAAATTTCACTTAAATTTTGTAGGAATACTTTGTTCGTGTCTAAAGAAATTCTCAGGATCAAACTTAGCTTTAATCTTCACCAACCTCTCAAAATTTCCCTTGAAGTATTTATTCCCCCATTCTCTTGCATCGGTCCCTCTACCATTCATCCCTAAATCAAGATCTCTATAGTTCACATAGGCGGATCTTGGGTTTTTCGACACATACTTCTCCATGTAACTATACATATTCCTCATCCACTCCATATGCTTCGCCTCGCTAGCTTTCCCGTCTTGCCACAAAGTCAGCCACTGGATCTTGAACAATGTCCCACTCCTATGTGGGAAAGGTGTCTCTGTCTCAGGGATTTTCGCCATCATTCCTCCATAAGGATTCCATATAGTCAATGGTGAATCCTCTTCTAGAAGCTTTTTCCATAGCCCTTCTAGTCCTTCTATTGGAATTGGCTTTTCCACATAGTCTGACTTGGCTTTGAAGTAATTCTTGAACAACGATTTTCCAGCAAGTAGAGCTTCCGGTGGCGCGGTGCTCGGAAAACCAGCAATGTACATTACTGATTTGATCCAGCTTGtctctaaacaatctttctttTTTAGTCCCAGCTGTGGGAAACTCCTCTGCATCACCTATAAAAACCAAGGTAAAAAATGTTACAATCATAACTTCCTTTCttaatttgtaataaaattacTTTCATAAAACTACAATATAAACCCGCAGTTTTATTCAAAACTTGACTTGGTCTCATTACTTGCAACAGCCTCTTAGCGTCACCAAGAAACTGTCCTTGGTACGAAACCGAGATAGTTCTCTCTTTGCTCTTAGGAGTTTTGCTCGCCGGCTGAATAATCGCCCGGATAAAGAGATTTTCATCGAGCTTGTCTGCGACTTGTTGCCACTTGTACAAGACCCTAGTTCCGTCTTGCTCAAGCGTCTTCGTAACGGTGAACACGGTCACTACGTCCGGCACGGGAACAAGCTTTATTTTCCAGGCAAGGATAACGCCGAAGCTTCCTCCACCACCGCCGCGAATGGCCCAGAAAACGTCTTCTCCCATCGCAGCGCGGTTCAGGATTTTGCCCTTCGCGTCAACGATTCTGGCGTCGAGGACGTTGTCGGCTCCGAGTCCGAACTTACGCATCATTGAACCGTAGGCTCCGCCGATTATGTGGCCGCCGATGCCTAGGCTGGTGCATAAACCCGCCGGAAAACCATGGACTTTGCTTTTCTCTTGGATCCTTTAAACCCATCAAAGTAAACCGGTTTAAACCACAGCTCAACGGGCGTattatgtttttgtattttggttcggttcaaaatGTTGGTTATATTTTAGTCAAAAATAATGTTGGTTACAAAACTAGTTATTTATCAACATCTTTTCCACATCTATAGTCCAAAGCATAAAGTctacatattattatttcaaatattaaatatcCAATATAACATTAAGAGCACCCTCAACACTGAGAATTCTCCTAAAGTTCTtaatactaaaaattaaaaattaaatatttttgttaaaaaaaatcaattgacAATTGAAATTAAAGATGACAGATAGATTGAgaatgcttctttttttttctctaaaaactgAAAGAAAGTATATCTGCACATAACCGGTTCTGCTTCTctctattaattttttattttttaatcttaaGATATTCTGTCTAATATTAGTGTTGGAGCTGCTCTAAGAAccagaaccaaaaccaaataaccaGCTGGTTGATCCAAAAACTGCAATAGAGCAATGGATTAACCGAAATTTTCTTTGGTCATTAGCTTTAAAATTGATAACCAATGAAACTAGGTGTCCCAAGAGACGCAAGATTTATACTTTTGTGTAGATTCgaatatttttagtgggaacttcttctttttctcataAACAAGTGTAACTTGaggaatatttaaataaaatattgtaaaattagtgtggctttataatattttaatcatttttggagggggaaaaattatataataaacatgTGATTCTTTATGGGCGTATGATATACCTGTAATAAACCTCTCCAATGGAAGCACCCGCGTGTATCCACGCGGTGTTACTTTCTAAATCGACATTGATTTGTCTAAGCTTCGATAAATCAACGATCACAAACGCCGTTTCCATCTCCGAGACGTAAGAAAGGCCTTCGTAGTCATGACCGCCGCTTCTTAACCGCAAGTGAAGTCGCAGCTTCTTGGCGCAAACAACTGCGGCTTGAACGTGCGTTTCGTAAAGCGGCTCAAAAATAAACTCCGGCTTCGGTTTTGACGGCATCAAGTAACGGAGGTTCTGAGCCGACGTCTCTAACGCTTGTTTGAAGGAAGAGGCATTTAGGTCACGAGTGAAGAACGAAGAGTCCATCGGAAAAGAAGCGTCGGAGTTGTCGACCAGACACATCACGAAGTCTTGTTGGATGGTGGAAGAAGACAATGGGATGGAAGAAAGAGATAGGAGAAGTAGCGTTATGAGAAACATGTTTGCGTTTGTTACTCCCGCAAAggccatttttttttgtttatttgctGATAAGGTTTTAGCTCTGTGTTTGACGAGTTTCATGTACATGTGTTGGGTTTTATATAGGCAGATGAGGGTGGTTTTACACGTAAAGTTGATGTTATAATTACGTCACACTCTTTTGACTCTTGTATAGTGTTTAATCAGTCCTTTACAGTTTCGAAATTATTAGGGTTAATATTTTGATGTTTACTTTATTCCGTTTTGGAATTGGATTTATCCCTTTCAGATGTCCATCATGACTTTTTTAGCTAGGTCATTTATGCTGGAACATATGCTGATTTTATGATCGTAATTTCTACCGTGATTATTTAATGCATCTAATAAAACCTCTAGAAAATAGGAAATAACAATCATTTCAATTCTAATGCACATAATACCTatctaattattaaattaaatttatgtgtgtgaaattatctatactattaaaacatgatataattttggttttcttcTAAATGTCCATACCTTTCAAGGCGTACATTGATTCATTAGGATATTTTTGGACGCtgtcatattcttttttttttaattctagcctttcattgtaattaatttcaaatcaaacatttaatttataaaatattccaACAGAATATACACATTTAATAAATCACATTAAAATgaatagttaatattaaatGGTCATTCAGTATtcctaaaaaaatgaagaatatcaaaacaattaaTGTGTTTTATCTATTTTGACTAATCTTACATGGCAAGCCGAATATGGTTGCataatattcattttaatatttaccaAACCTgacatatattaataactatttattttaatatttaccaaaactgACAACTATcaatataactatttattagttatgatttagtatttaaatattaatattgaaATATGTCAATCGAAAATCTTTTGCAATCAAATCATGAGTATCTTTTCTTTATTatctatatttaatatttaaataatttattatattcaaaattataagtttactattatatatattcaaaaaatttgtaGTCTACTCCCTAGaattttgtcatatatatttcatatttaaatatatgtaactGAATATGTCaatcaaaaaattattgaaatcaaTTGACGAGATATCCTTTCTCCTAATTTAATGAattcaatatttaaatatttataatgaaaCATTTCAACTAAAATTTGGGTGCAATCTAGTCACAAGATTAAAGAATAATATAAGCATAAGATTTTTAGAGAATTTATCAAAGAACATTCTATTTCAAAGCTTATGGTGAAAGCTAGGTCATTTAGAAACATGTACCGATCTACTGTATAAAAGATATTCACAGTAGAAAAATGAAGTCACTAAATTTTTATGATGTTAACTTTTTGATGCTtacaatttagatttttttttttagaatgttaagattttatatagacatatatttttgattcGATGATTCTGGTTTTGGTTTATGTGAAgataaattatcataaattcATAATGATTCATCCTTTGAAGCCAGCTATGATTTGaacattcttcattttctttattttttctggGAACTAATTAAACAATTGTTTCATCTATAAATCTCATTTAAATTCATTATCTTCGCATTTCATATTATTTTCTCGGTTAGATCTAATCGTGATCAATGTCACAAATTTATTTCATTGGAATAGGTACAAAGATTAGTCGATCAGAGAATCCAAAACTATTTGACATCAACTTTTTAAACATTGGATTGTATCGGTAAGTTTTCTTGACttctattttcaattttaataatagtaATGACGTAAACACCAAATAAACTAGAATCGGTGTTACTATTTGtcgtattttctttttttatttctcatttattttaatcatattatttaatTGTCAATCTTTTGTAATGTAAACTACCATAAATATTTGTCAGTTTAAACAGAATGACATAATGGCTTGCTGATTTAACTTATTGTACTTACAAAAACAAGaattttcaataatatatatatatatatatatatataatataaacttataaatatttgacACATTTATATAGAATTTGCAAAAGAAATAATACCAGTTTGAAAATGCGAATCAAAAACTAGTTAAGATGTACGTAAAGTTTCGGCTTGCTTCAATGTATCTAGTCTAACGCTTCCTACTGCCTTGGAATTTGTGAATTTGCAGTAAATCCTACTCCATCCATTTTTAAGGTTTTTACATAAAGattaaaaaagtataaaattttatgtagtttatcttggttacataaaagtaacattaaataaaattagtttaaccaataagaaaaaaatacaatattttataattggtcacaactttttaatgacattaaattttatctagAATAATGAGAACATCAcataatatgaaacaaaattaaaatcccTAAACACCACTTAAAGTGATACGGAAAGAGTAACTActtttttaattcaaattatttgttttgtctttctttgttttcttctcccaATCATAAGAGCATGTTGCTATACGAATGACCCGAAACATTC includes:
- the LOC106422030 gene encoding berberine bridge enzyme-like 13, encoding MYMKLVKHRAKTLSANKQKKMAFAGVTNANMFLITLLLLSLSSIPLSSSTIQQDFVMCLVDNSDASFPMDSSFFTRDLNASSFKQALETSAQNLRYLMPSKPKPEFIFEPLYETHVQAAVVCAKKLRLHLRLRSGGHDYEGLSYVSEMETAFVIVDLSKLRQINVDLESNTAWIHAGASIGEVYYRIQEKSKVHGFPAGLCTSLGIGGHIIGGAYGSMMRKFGLGADNVLDARIVDAKGKILNRAAMGEDVFWAIRGGGGGSFGVILAWKIKLVPVPDVVTVFTVTKTLEQDGTRVLYKWQQVADKLDENLFIRAIIQPASKTPKSKERTISVSYQGQFLGDAKRLLQVMQRSFPQLGLKKKDCLETSWIKSVMYIAGFPSTAPPEALLAGKSLFKNYFKAKSDYVEKPIPIEGLEGLWKKLLEEDSPLTIWNPYGGMMAKIPETETPFPHRSGTLFKIQWLTLWQDGKASEAKHMEWMRNMYSYMEKYVSKNPRSAYVNYRDLDLGMNGRGTDAREWGNKYFKGNFERLVKIKAKFDPENFFRHEQSIPTKFK